A genome region from Sphingobacteriaceae bacterium GW460-11-11-14-LB5 includes the following:
- a CDS encoding SMC-Scp complex subunit ScpB: MPNHNISRHIEALVFSSSQSIGTQEIILALNAVFNEEFTEAQVFESVEQIKEKYSHDDFAIELVFLNNGYQFLTKKDYHETVNQLQLHRSKKKLSQAAMETLAIIAYRQPITKLEIEQIRGVNSDYSVQRLLEKELISIDGKAETPGRPILYSTSTLFMDYFGLNNLNQLPQLKDIVKEENTVGENVE, encoded by the coding sequence ATGCCCAATCACAACATCTCCAGGCACATCGAAGCCCTTGTATTCTCTTCCAGTCAAAGCATCGGTACGCAAGAAATTATACTGGCCTTAAATGCTGTTTTCAATGAAGAATTTACCGAAGCACAGGTATTCGAAAGTGTTGAACAAATTAAGGAAAAATATAGCCATGATGATTTTGCCATCGAATTGGTATTCTTAAATAATGGTTATCAGTTTCTCACCAAAAAAGATTACCATGAAACGGTTAACCAGCTGCAGTTACACCGTTCGAAGAAAAAATTAAGTCAGGCTGCTATGGAAACGCTGGCTATTATAGCCTACCGCCAACCCATTACTAAATTAGAAATCGAACAGATAAGAGGTGTTAATTCAGATTATTCTGTACAACGACTGCTGGAAAAAGAGCTGATCAGTATCGATGGAAAAGCAGAAACGCCGGGCCGACCTATTCTGTATAGCACCAGCACCTTATTTATGGATTATTTTGGTTTAAATAACCTAAACCAACTTCCCCAGTTAAAAGATATCGTAAAGGAGGAAAATACGGTCGGAGAAAATGTGGAATAA
- a CDS encoding EamA family transporter, producing the protein MANLNKTASPVMVYLAFAIVYIVWGSTYFFIQKALVGFPPFILGAFRFSIAGVLMLTWCKIKGEDIFNLKTIKIAAVSGILMLGLGNGIVIWVEQFIPSGLVAIMVASAAIWFVILDKSHWKENLSNKYIVSGLVIGFLGVVLLFGNQIVQALDKPQSNLQVIGMVLLVFGPIAWAGGSLYSKYHPTTGSSVSVNTGWQMLMASLAFLPGGFFKSEFKLLDWGSIPLDAWLSIIYLILFGSIAAFSAYVWLLKVRPATQVSTYAYVNPVVAVLLSLTFTNEVIGLTQVIGLVIILGSVLLINLPKYKSA; encoded by the coding sequence ATGGCAAATTTAAATAAAACAGCATCTCCGGTAATGGTTTACCTCGCATTTGCTATTGTATATATCGTATGGGGTTCAACTTACTTTTTCATTCAAAAGGCCCTGGTTGGTTTTCCACCTTTTATTTTAGGCGCATTCCGTTTTTCTATTGCAGGAGTGCTCATGTTAACCTGGTGCAAGATTAAGGGTGAAGACATTTTTAATCTAAAAACCATTAAAATTGCTGCAGTAAGTGGTATTTTAATGTTAGGCTTAGGTAATGGAATCGTTATTTGGGTAGAGCAGTTTATCCCCAGTGGTTTAGTGGCTATTATGGTGGCCTCAGCAGCCATATGGTTCGTTATTTTAGATAAATCACATTGGAAAGAAAACCTGAGTAATAAGTATATCGTTTCGGGTTTAGTGATTGGCTTTTTAGGGGTTGTGCTCTTATTTGGCAACCAGATCGTGCAAGCGCTTGATAAACCTCAAAGTAACCTGCAGGTTATAGGCATGGTATTACTTGTTTTTGGACCAATAGCCTGGGCTGGGGGATCGCTTTATTCGAAATATCATCCCACTACCGGTAGTTCGGTTTCGGTTAATACGGGCTGGCAGATGTTGATGGCCAGTCTCGCTTTTTTACCCGGAGGGTTTTTCAAATCTGAGTTTAAATTGCTCGATTGGGGCAGCATACCGCTTGATGCCTGGTTATCGATTATCTACCTTATCCTTTTTGGTTCAATTGCTGCCTTTAGCGCTTATGTATGGCTGCTTAAAGTCCGTCCGGCTACGCAGGTGAGCACCTATGCTTATGTAAACCCGGTAGTAGCAGTTTTGTTAAGTTTAACCTTTACCAATGAAGTGATTGGCCTAACGCAGGTAATTGGATTGGTGATTATTTTGGGAAGTGTGCTCTTGATTAATTTGCCGAAATATAAAAGCGCGTAG
- a CDS encoding Tat (twin-arginine translocation) pathway signal sequence containing protein, which translates to MKNNELETKSELQDESLFNSTVGRRSFLQYAGASAAGIALVAAGCKKDRGYMDPLATGATLDFKDDFGVLNYAYALEQLEAAFYVKVASAPPASFTAAQKAYFQDIQFHEIAHREFFKAALGTAAIGSLEVDFSSIDFTSSASVLGTAMAFEDLGVAAYNGAGPRIKTGAYLLLAGKIVSVEARHAAYVRDLISNGTFADLNSLSALGADNSKGLDAALTPDKVLNIAKTYIKTKINVINL; encoded by the coding sequence ATGAAAAACAATGAACTAGAAACAAAAAGTGAACTTCAAGATGAAAGTTTATTTAACAGCACCGTAGGCAGGAGATCTTTTCTTCAGTACGCAGGTGCGAGTGCAGCCGGTATTGCTTTGGTTGCCGCAGGTTGTAAAAAAGATCGTGGCTACATGGATCCGCTTGCAACAGGTGCTACGCTAGATTTTAAAGATGATTTCGGTGTATTAAATTATGCATATGCTTTAGAGCAATTAGAAGCTGCATTTTATGTTAAAGTTGCTTCAGCACCTCCTGCATCTTTCACTGCAGCTCAGAAAGCATATTTCCAGGATATTCAGTTTCATGAAATTGCCCACAGAGAGTTTTTTAAAGCTGCTTTAGGTACAGCTGCAATCGGAAGTCTGGAAGTAGATTTTTCATCAATTGATTTTACCAGTTCTGCCAGTGTTTTAGGAACGGCAATGGCTTTTGAGGATTTGGGAGTGGCGGCATACAATGGCGCCGGACCAAGAATCAAAACTGGTGCTTATTTATTGTTAGCTGGTAAGATTGTTTCGGTTGAAGCCCGTCACGCAGCTTATGTCCGCGATCTGATCTCAAATGGAACATTTGCTGATTTAAACAGCCTTTCTGCTTTAGGTGCTGATAATTCGAAGGGATTAGATGCCGCACTTACTCCAGACAAAGTTTTAAATATTGCTAAAACGTATATCAAAACCAAAATTAATGTAATCAATCTTTAA
- a CDS encoding dessication-associated protein — MNIVNILEEIEKVDGEIYERLNPRRAAMKSFFNMGKKISLAAMPLALGSMFQKAYGQTALPAAVVDVLNFALSLEYLEYHFYNHCIVGKTPGSAVTDVTFNFPNAASQAAITTIRDHEKAHVDLLVGALGSSARAPIAYADTDFRAGGTFSTVYSDYGTFLAVAQGFEDTGVRAYKGQAGNLLVSPGVLQTALQIHSVEARHASHIRQMRTAAGTAVYKPWVSLGASGQANDSGVPQVDAVYAGEDLTVQANVNIANITGAPNATAAKLAAVESFDEPLDKASVITIANLFLKDGKKL, encoded by the coding sequence ATGAATATCGTAAATATATTAGAAGAAATTGAAAAAGTTGATGGAGAAATCTATGAGAGATTAAATCCGAGAAGAGCTGCAATGAAAAGCTTTTTCAACATGGGTAAAAAAATCTCTTTAGCGGCTATGCCACTGGCTTTGGGCTCAATGTTCCAAAAAGCTTATGGACAAACCGCTTTACCGGCAGCGGTTGTGGATGTATTGAACTTTGCTTTATCATTAGAGTATTTGGAATACCATTTTTATAATCACTGTATTGTAGGAAAAACTCCGGGATCGGCTGTAACCGATGTTACCTTTAATTTTCCTAATGCAGCCAGCCAGGCAGCCATTACTACCATTCGTGATCACGAAAAAGCGCACGTTGATTTATTGGTAGGCGCTTTGGGAAGTTCGGCCCGTGCACCAATTGCCTATGCAGATACCGATTTTAGAGCAGGTGGAACATTTAGTACCGTATACTCTGATTATGGTACCTTCTTAGCGGTAGCACAAGGTTTTGAAGATACTGGTGTTAGGGCGTATAAAGGTCAGGCAGGGAATTTATTAGTGAGCCCGGGCGTATTGCAAACTGCATTACAAATTCACTCTGTAGAGGCACGTCATGCATCACACATCCGTCAAATGCGTACAGCAGCTGGCACTGCAGTTTACAAACCATGGGTTAGTTTAGGCGCTTCAGGCCAGGCAAATGACTCTGGAGTTCCTCAGGTAGATGCCGTTTATGCTGGTGAAGATTTAACCGTACAGGCAAATGTGAACATTGCAAATATTACTGGTGCACCAAACGCCACTGCGGCTAAACTGGCTGCTGTGGAAAGTTTCGATGAACCACTGGATAAAGCAAGTGTAATCACCATTGCAAACTTATTCCTGAAAGACGGCAAAAAGCTATAA
- a CDS encoding N-acetyltransferase: MQVIPVSNSSLKKDFLDTPKILYKNDKNWICPLDSEVENVFNPEKNTFFAHGKCTRWVLKDDAGKLIGRVAAFINEKKAYHYDQPTGGMGFFECIDDEKAAFLLFDTAKTWLSENGMKAMDGPINFGENDSFWGLLVEGFTPPSFGMNYNFPYYQKFFEKYGFVTEYEQLTNHINLTIPFPERFTKIANWVRNKPGYTFEYFSKANSSKYINDLMEIYNDGWQDFENFVPIKKETLEESFKSMEPIMDEHLIQFAYFNGEPASFVVLIPDANQMIKGFDGKLGLIEKLKFAYRRWVGVTRMRAIVMGTKPKFQKHGLESVLFIRLGEYVLPKNQYKELELSWVGDFNEQMIAIHKATGATFGKKHLTMRKIF, encoded by the coding sequence ATGCAAGTTATACCCGTAAGCAATTCATCATTAAAAAAAGACTTTCTAGACACTCCAAAAATCCTATATAAAAACGATAAAAACTGGATCTGTCCGCTGGATAGTGAAGTTGAAAATGTTTTTAACCCCGAGAAAAATACCTTTTTTGCGCATGGAAAATGTACGCGTTGGGTTTTAAAAGACGATGCAGGAAAACTGATTGGCCGTGTAGCTGCTTTTATCAATGAGAAAAAAGCCTACCATTACGACCAGCCAACAGGCGGTATGGGATTTTTTGAATGTATTGATGATGAAAAAGCTGCCTTTCTTTTATTCGATACTGCCAAAACATGGTTAAGCGAAAATGGAATGAAAGCGATGGACGGCCCGATTAATTTCGGCGAAAACGATAGCTTTTGGGGCTTACTAGTTGAAGGCTTCACCCCCCCTTCTTTCGGCATGAACTATAACTTTCCATACTATCAGAAATTTTTCGAGAAATATGGTTTCGTTACCGAATACGAGCAATTAACCAACCACATTAACCTTACTATTCCTTTCCCGGAACGTTTTACCAAAATTGCCAACTGGGTAAGAAATAAACCTGGTTATACTTTCGAATATTTCAGCAAAGCCAATTCGAGCAAATACATTAACGATTTAATGGAAATCTACAATGATGGCTGGCAGGATTTTGAAAACTTTGTGCCCATTAAAAAAGAAACCCTCGAAGAAAGTTTTAAAAGTATGGAGCCCATTATGGATGAACATCTCATCCAGTTTGCGTACTTTAATGGCGAACCAGCATCCTTTGTTGTGCTGATTCCGGATGCTAACCAGATGATAAAAGGTTTTGATGGCAAATTAGGTTTAATTGAAAAATTAAAGTTTGCTTACCGTCGCTGGGTGGGCGTTACCCGCATGCGTGCAATTGTAATGGGTACTAAACCTAAATTCCAAAAACATGGCTTAGAATCGGTTCTTTTTATCCGCTTAGGTGAATATGTGCTGCCTAAAAACCAATACAAGGAACTCGAATTGAGTTGGGTAGGCGATTTTAACGAACAGATGATTGCTATCCATAAAGCCACCGGTGCTACCTTTGGCAAAAAGCATTTAACGATGCGCAAGATATTTTAA
- a CDS encoding dehypoxanthine futalosine cyclase translates to MNTADLLQRALHFDFLSLEEGVHLYHHADTASLMFVANELRKIQVPSGKVTWQIDRNVNTTNVCIANCKFCNFFRRPGHDESYITDIETYKVKIEETFRLGGDQLLLQGGHHPDLGLAFYADLFRKLKELYPDLKLHALGPPEIAHVAKLEGMTHTEVLKALKEAGMDSLPGAGAEILNDRVRRLISKGKCGGQEWLDVMRACHQLDITTSATMMFGHVETIEERFEHLVWIRQVQSEKPADANGFLAFIPWPFQDDGTLLKRLRGISNNVTADEYIRMIALSRIMLPNIKNIQASWLTVGKATAQLCLHAGANDFGSIMIEENVVSAAGAPHRFTANGIQQSIKAAGFEPQLRGQKYNYRDLPEHLEEQVITY, encoded by the coding sequence ATGAATACAGCCGATTTACTGCAAAGGGCATTACATTTTGACTTTTTAAGCCTTGAAGAAGGTGTCCATCTATACCACCATGCCGATACCGCATCTTTGATGTTTGTGGCAAATGAACTGAGAAAAATACAGGTACCCAGCGGTAAAGTAACCTGGCAGATCGACCGTAATGTAAACACCACTAACGTTTGTATTGCCAACTGTAAATTCTGTAATTTCTTCCGCAGGCCTGGCCACGACGAAAGTTATATTACTGATATCGAAACTTATAAAGTAAAAATTGAAGAAACTTTCCGCTTAGGTGGAGATCAATTATTATTACAAGGTGGTCACCACCCCGATTTAGGTTTGGCTTTTTATGCCGACTTATTCAGAAAACTAAAAGAATTATATCCTGATTTAAAATTACATGCTTTGGGCCCACCGGAAATTGCACACGTTGCAAAGCTCGAAGGCATGACACATACTGAAGTATTAAAAGCACTAAAAGAAGCAGGAATGGATTCACTTCCTGGTGCCGGTGCAGAAATTTTAAACGACCGCGTGAGGCGTTTAATTTCGAAAGGTAAATGTGGCGGACAAGAATGGCTTGATGTGATGCGTGCATGTCATCAATTAGACATCACGACTTCGGCAACGATGATGTTTGGCCATGTTGAAACCATAGAAGAACGTTTTGAACATCTGGTATGGATCCGCCAGGTACAGAGTGAAAAACCTGCTGATGCAAATGGATTTTTAGCTTTTATTCCATGGCCTTTCCAGGATGATGGCACTTTATTAAAGCGCTTACGGGGCATTAGCAACAATGTAACAGCTGATGAATATATCCGCATGATTGCTTTAAGCCGCATCATGTTGCCAAATATTAAAAATATCCAGGCCAGTTGGTTAACTGTTGGTAAAGCTACCGCACAGCTTTGCTTACATGCAGGTGCGAATGATTTCGGATCGATTATGATCGAAGAAAATGTAGTATCGGCGGCTGGTGCACCACACCGTTTTACGGCAAATGGTATTCAGCAATCTATTAAAGCTGCAGGTTTCGAACCGCAGTTACGCGGACAAAAATACAACTACAGAGATTTACCCGAGCACTTAGAAGAACAGGTAATTACGTACTAG
- a CDS encoding AsnC family transcriptional regulator has translation MVIENNFSLDHVDLAILRLMQDNARISNVDLAKALDLVPSAVLERVKKLEKKNVITQYNARINPVALDLKLLAFISMKSSQSLGCSDTANELAKIPDVQEVHVIAGDDCFLIKVRTADSASLMALLRDEFSKIPNILSVKTTIVLETVKEQQKLVIPEK, from the coding sequence ATGGTAATCGAAAACAATTTTAGTCTGGATCATGTCGATCTGGCTATACTCAGACTTATGCAGGATAATGCGCGGATCTCGAATGTAGATTTAGCGAAGGCATTGGATCTGGTTCCATCAGCTGTGCTGGAACGGGTAAAGAAGTTGGAAAAGAAGAATGTAATTACCCAATATAATGCCCGGATAAATCCTGTGGCGCTCGACTTAAAATTACTAGCCTTTATTTCGATGAAATCATCTCAAAGTTTAGGCTGTAGTGATACCGCAAACGAGCTGGCAAAAATACCTGATGTGCAGGAAGTGCACGTCATTGCAGGGGATGATTGCTTTCTGATTAAGGTGAGGACAGCAGATTCGGCCTCATTAATGGCTTTATTGCGTGATGAATTTAGTAAGATTCCAAATATTTTATCGGTTAAAACCACGATTGTGCTGGAGACTGTAAAAGAGCAGCAAAAATTAGTAATTCCTGAAAAATAA
- a CDS encoding DNA-binding response regulator: MTILKAIIVDDEEFARSSLFFLLQQNCPQVEITGIARSVAEAKDILAHHPIDLIFLDIAMPGGNGFELIPDAQKHNAAVIFTTAYDQYALKAIKANALDYLLKPIDIDELKIAVDKVFQHIKRFKSQNENDERINNLASSLSSRAEIRKLTLPYGQGFKMIDIDDIIYIEADSNYSIVHLNNHDKITVSKVLREFEELLPGDQFVRIHKSSIINLNHLKEYNSKNGLQVFLKNGESINISRRRASDFFEKIKLFTKANSDH, encoded by the coding sequence ATGACGATATTAAAAGCCATTATTGTTGATGATGAGGAATTTGCACGCTCATCGTTATTTTTTTTACTGCAACAGAACTGCCCGCAGGTAGAAATTACCGGTATTGCCAGGTCTGTAGCGGAAGCAAAAGATATTTTAGCGCATCATCCCATTGATTTGATTTTTCTGGATATTGCCATGCCTGGAGGCAACGGCTTTGAACTTATTCCCGATGCACAAAAACACAATGCCGCCGTTATATTTACCACTGCTTACGATCAGTATGCACTAAAAGCGATTAAAGCAAATGCACTCGATTATTTGTTAAAACCAATTGATATTGATGAGCTTAAAATAGCTGTAGATAAGGTTTTTCAACATATTAAACGTTTTAAAAGCCAGAACGAAAACGACGAAAGAATCAATAACCTGGCTTCAAGTTTAAGTTCACGGGCGGAAATCAGAAAACTGACCCTCCCTTATGGACAGGGTTTTAAAATGATTGATATCGATGATATTATTTACATCGAAGCAGATAGCAATTATTCGATTGTACACTTAAATAACCATGATAAAATAACGGTTTCGAAAGTTTTACGGGAATTTGAAGAGCTTTTGCCAGGCGATCAATTTGTGCGGATCCATAAGTCGAGCATTATAAATCTTAACCACTTAAAAGAGTATAATTCTAAAAACGGACTTCAGGTTTTCTTAAAAAATGGTGAAAGCATTAACATTTCGCGAAGAAGAGCAAGCGATTTTTTTGAAAAAATAAAATTATTTACAAAGGCAAACAGTGATCATTAA
- a CDS encoding diguanylate cyclase, producing the protein MIIKLRIKALLFAEKAILKLNFGRSFIAFLFGFIIFFLPKNLLAQTTYLPHYNTKSGLASNNCYYILQDKKGFIWIATDNGLSRFDGTNFQNFTIEDGLPDTQILQMREDKEGRLWFFALNGQLSYLKEGKFYNQDNDELLKKLNFNTVIVSFLVDKSGRIWLGTNANLIVCWDGKTIKKYISPNLNDKFINAFIHEDEQGNIFAYSDLSVQKFNGKTFSMVSSKVQPLSYMTASNSSHRSLFYLDSGGLKQYRHGSINDLIPIPQNLIKNMSGYFYYDVKTKEVWLSNANGAFALDKSGKTIQYLQDISVNQVIKDNNQNMWFATNQGIYMLPNTNNRLSIIDAESGLSSNVIKSITKDGKNRLWLGTDDAVIDVLTINNYQVDEIGLDDFKKYKTIKQITFDPKDQSIYFASDYGMGVFKNIYNNSNEVSYLKESNNSMFVIKHFSVGENNNQLALALSSGVVFLSDRRNKFEFNAAKYREKEDFFKDRSYHVFYDREGSLWFSNINGLSQFSKGKLIKHYENHPLLTKRINDIQQLADGTLILATDGYGLIFYKNNQITRQITQKDGLTNNICTKIFVKNSEIWVLTNKGVNKIADYPNQPTVANFDYGKDLLSDDINSLFIDDSTAYFATNKGLILFKYNNKNIVRNLPKVYVTSIIKDNERLPVDQGNFTFETGNNTILFTFSAVDFTTSDITYRYRLNENSAWVETRTRRLDFSSLQSGDYVFEVSAKSQNGNWGESAKIAFTIKKHFWQSLWFLSILILLVAYIFYKVAVYITRKQKDKEQAQLLLKNKVLMLEQQALQAMMNPHFVFNVMNSIQHYINTQNTASANKVLTGFARLIRKNLEICTKSYISLEEELEYLNLYLKLEKNRFGDKLAYIFNVDEDIDKEETFIPSMLLQPYVENAIWHGIMPKETGGEILINIKLKDEFYLNIEIIDDGIGIDNSLKDKKETHISKGMQLTKERLHLLGQIGAKPIHLNVKQNTTNGTTVSICIPLK; encoded by the coding sequence GTGATCATTAAACTACGCATAAAAGCGCTTTTATTTGCTGAAAAAGCAATCCTGAAGTTAAACTTTGGCCGCTCTTTTATTGCTTTTTTATTCGGGTTTATTATATTTTTCCTCCCGAAAAACCTGCTTGCCCAAACCACTTACCTCCCCCATTACAATACAAAAAGCGGGCTTGCCAGCAATAACTGTTATTACATTTTACAAGATAAAAAAGGTTTTATATGGATTGCCACCGATAATGGATTGAGCCGTTTTGATGGGACAAACTTCCAGAACTTCACCATCGAAGATGGACTTCCTGACACCCAGATCCTCCAGATGAGGGAAGATAAAGAGGGACGGTTGTGGTTTTTTGCCCTGAACGGTCAGCTCAGCTACTTAAAAGAAGGAAAATTTTATAACCAGGACAATGATGAACTGCTTAAAAAGCTAAACTTTAATACAGTAATTGTTTCCTTTTTAGTGGATAAATCGGGGCGGATCTGGCTCGGAACCAATGCGAACCTGATCGTTTGCTGGGATGGAAAAACGATCAAAAAATACATCTCCCCTAATCTAAACGATAAATTCATCAACGCCTTTATTCATGAAGATGAGCAAGGTAACATATTTGCTTATAGCGACTTAAGTGTACAAAAGTTTAATGGAAAAACTTTTTCCATGGTCAGTTCGAAAGTACAACCACTTTCTTACATGACCGCTTCAAACAGTAGCCACAGATCTTTATTTTACCTGGACAGTGGAGGATTAAAACAATACAGGCACGGCAGCATTAACGATCTCATCCCGATTCCCCAGAATCTGATCAAGAACATGTCGGGATATTTTTATTACGATGTTAAGACCAAAGAGGTCTGGTTATCGAATGCCAATGGAGCCTTCGCCCTCGATAAAAGCGGGAAAACAATCCAATATCTGCAGGATATTTCGGTTAACCAGGTAATCAAGGATAATAACCAGAACATGTGGTTTGCCACCAATCAGGGAATTTATATGCTCCCTAATACCAATAACCGGTTATCGATTATTGATGCAGAATCTGGTCTGAGCAGCAATGTCATCAAAAGCATTACCAAAGATGGGAAAAACCGCCTGTGGCTGGGTACTGATGATGCCGTAATCGATGTGCTCACCATCAACAATTATCAGGTAGATGAAATTGGTTTAGATGACTTTAAGAAATATAAAACCATTAAACAGATTACTTTCGACCCAAAAGACCAATCCATATATTTTGCTTCTGATTATGGAATGGGTGTTTTCAAAAATATCTACAACAACAGTAATGAGGTAAGTTATTTAAAAGAATCAAACAACTCGATGTTCGTTATTAAACACTTTAGCGTGGGTGAAAATAACAATCAACTTGCCTTAGCCCTATCATCGGGAGTGGTTTTCTTATCAGACAGAAGAAATAAATTTGAGTTTAACGCGGCAAAATACCGCGAAAAAGAAGATTTTTTTAAAGACAGGTCTTACCACGTTTTTTACGATCGCGAAGGCAGTTTGTGGTTCTCGAATATCAATGGTCTTTCCCAATTTTCTAAAGGGAAACTGATTAAACATTACGAAAACCATCCTTTGCTTACCAAAAGGATCAATGACATTCAGCAGCTTGCCGATGGCACATTGATTCTGGCGACAGATGGCTATGGTTTAATTTTTTATAAGAACAATCAGATTACCCGCCAGATTACTCAAAAAGATGGTTTAACGAATAATATCTGTACCAAAATATTTGTAAAAAACAGCGAAATATGGGTATTAACCAATAAAGGCGTTAACAAAATAGCCGATTATCCTAATCAACCCACTGTGGCTAATTTCGATTATGGCAAAGATCTTTTGAGTGACGACATCAACAGTTTATTTATTGATGACAGTACCGCCTATTTTGCGACAAACAAAGGCCTGATCTTATTCAAATACAATAATAAAAATATTGTTAGGAATCTTCCTAAAGTTTACGTTACCTCTATCATTAAAGATAATGAGCGTTTGCCGGTTGATCAGGGTAATTTTACTTTCGAAACCGGTAACAATACCATTCTGTTTACTTTTAGTGCAGTCGATTTTACCACCAGTGATATTACCTATCGTTACCGCTTAAACGAAAATTCGGCGTGGGTAGAAACCCGTACCAGACGTTTAGATTTTTCTTCACTACAATCAGGCGATTATGTATTTGAAGTAAGTGCAAAAAGCCAGAACGGTAATTGGGGCGAATCGGCGAAAATCGCTTTTACCATTAAAAAGCATTTTTGGCAAAGCCTGTGGTTTTTATCTATTTTAATATTGCTTGTAGCCTATATCTTTTACAAGGTAGCTGTTTACATTACCCGCAAGCAGAAAGATAAAGAGCAGGCGCAATTATTATTAAAAAACAAAGTACTCATGCTGGAGCAACAGGCTCTGCAGGCGATGATGAATCCACATTTTGTATTTAATGTGATGAACTCCATTCAGCATTACATTAATACGCAGAATACCGCTTCGGCCAATAAGGTTTTAACAGGGTTTGCAAGACTGATCAGAAAAAACCTGGAAATCTGCACAAAAAGTTATATCTCACTTGAAGAAGAACTGGAATACCTAAACCTCTATCTTAAGCTGGAAAAGAATCGTTTTGGAGATAAATTAGCCTATATTTTTAATGTGGATGAAGATATCGATAAAGAAGAAACTTTTATACCGTCTATGTTGTTGCAGCCCTATGTAGAAAATGCAATATGGCATGGCATTATGCCAAAAGAAACCGGCGGCGAAATCCTGATCAACATTAAACTGAAAGATGAATTCTATCTTAACATCGAAATTATTGATGACGGGATTGGAATTGACAACTCTTTAAAGGATAAAAAGGAAACACACATTAGTAAAGGTATGCAGTTAACCAAAGAAAGATTGCACCTTTTAGGTCAGATTGGAGCAAAACCTATACACTTAAATGTGAAGCAGAACACCACAAATGGTACTACGGTATCCATTTGTATACCGTTAAAATAG